One genomic window of Solanum dulcamara chromosome 12, daSolDulc1.2, whole genome shotgun sequence includes the following:
- the LOC129876919 gene encoding uncharacterized protein LOC129876919 yields the protein MESTLWSLEDKWKLSTQESIAFFICICSLVIGICIVTVFIRIRAATRRKGLVGQDPCSMDNDIEWSESKLLSLNTSVKKVLTSTVRWSGPSKWEENRSKSHMERVSPLLVAEGQLEGESSRWHSHNSDSPVWQRPILMGEKCELPRFSGLILYDERGRPVHHVDNDQFIVNQENVDGIGRTTLKDLLL from the coding sequence ATGGAATCAACATTATGGAGCTTAGAAGACAAATGGAAGCTCTCAACTCAAGAATCCATTGCATTTTTCATTTGCATTTGTTCTTTAGTCATTGGAATTTGCATAGTTACTGTTTTTATCAGAATAAGAGCAGCCACTAGGAGAAAGGGGCTAGTGGGCCAAGACCCATGTAGCATGGATAACGATATAGAATGGTCTGAGTCAAAGCTACTGAGTTTAAACACTTCCGTCAAGAAAGTGTTGACGAGTACGGTACGGTGGAGTGGGCCAAGCAAGTGGGAGGAGAATCGAAGCAAGAGTCATATGGAGAGAGTTTCTCCCTTACTTGTTGCTGAAGGTCAACTTGAGGGCGAGTCTAGTCGGTGGCACAGCCACAACTCGGACTCGCCCGTGTGGCAAAGACCTATATTGATGGGTGAAAAGTGTGAGCTGCCAAGGTTTAGTGGGCTTATTTTGTATGATGAGAGAGGCAGGCCAGTTCATCATGTTGACAATGATCAATTCATCGTTAATCAG